The nucleotide window AATTTTAATACATCAGTATCAACAATAATAGCTTTTATTTTATCAATTTTTGCAAGTTTATGAGCTCTTAATCTTCTCTCACCTGCAATTAATGTATATGTATTATCTTCATTTTCTACAACAACTATTGGTTGTAATAAACCATGCTCTTTTATCGATTCACTTAGTTCAAATAATTTATCTTCATCAAAAATTTTTCTTGGCTGATTTGGATTAGCTTTTATTATTGAAACATCTATTTTTTTTACACCTGATGTATTATTTCCTGTTGAATTTACATAAGCAGATTCAACTTCACCTAATAATTCTCCTAATCCTCTTCCTAGTGCCATATTATTTCCTATAAATAAATTATCCTGCAATTGCTCTTGCTAAGTTTGTATATGCTTTTGTTCCACTTGAATTTGTATCATAAAGCATGATTGGTTTACCAAAACTTGGACTCTCAGCTAATTTTATATTTCTTGGTATAACAACATATGAGTTATCATCTATTTTAAATAACTTATTTTCAAAATGTTGTGCTAAATCTGCAAATACTTGTTTTGATAAATTATTTTGAGAACTATACATTGTAGGTAAAAAACCTCTAATTTGTAAAGATTGATTAATTGTTTGTTTAACTAATTTTATAGTATTTAGTAATTGTGCTAAACCTTCCAATGCAAAAAACTCACATTGAATTGGTATTAATACAGATGTTGAAGCACTTAGTGTATTAATAGTTATTGGTCCTAATGCAGGAGGCGAGTCAATTATAATATAATCAAAATCTTTTTTAACTGGATCAATTTTTCTTTTTAATACCAATTCTCTTTCTTTTGTATTTTTATAAAATTCTTTTTCTATTCCTACAAGTCCAATATTTGAAGGTGCAACTTTTAAATTCTCTATTTCTGAATCTAAAATAATTTCATTTAATTCTTTTGTTCCTAACATTACATGATAAATGTTATATTCATAAGTATCTCTATGAAAACCTAATGATGTGGTTGCATTTGCTTGAGGGTCAGCATCTATTAATAAGACTTTTTTTCCCTCTAAGGCAAGTGCTGCACTTAAATTTACAGCTGTAGTAGTTTTACCTACTCCACCCTTTTGATTAGCTATTGAAATAATTTCTGTCATCTTAAACTAAATACCTTTTTGTTGTTTACTTGAATTGAACCATCTTCGTTTAATATCGCATTTTCGAGTGAAACTTTTTGATTATCTATGGTCGTTTGGAACTTTTTGCTAAGTTGAAATTCTATCTTAAAATCACTAAATATTTGCTTCCATAAAATCTTTTTTTCTATTTCAGAAAAATAATCTTTTAACATACTATTTATATCGACTTTTATATCTAATTTACCAAATCCTTCATCTACTTCTAAAAGATTTAATCCTATCCCACAATAGATTATATCTTTTGACATAGTTGTAATAGTTCCACCAATTTTTTTATTTTCTATATAAAAATCATTTGGCCATTTTATCCAAACTTTTGATTTTAAGTTTTTCAAAATATTTTTCAAAATATATGAAACATAGATTGAAATACTTTGCAAAGGCAAATCTTTTGGTAAATCTTTTATATTTAAAACAAAAGAAAAAAACAAATTTCCTTTTCTACCTGTCCAAGAATTTCCTCTACTTCCAATTCCATTTGTTTGAAAATCTGATACTATACATAAAGGTTCACTAAATCCATTTAAACTTATATATTTTTTTAAATACGTATGAGTTGAATCAACTTCATCTAATCTTATAATTTTCATTTTTGGATTATACATAATTAAAATAGAAGATATTATTAATTATAATCTTTGCAAAAAAGGTTAGTATGTTAGACCCTGTTTTACCGATTGCAATTTATTTAGCTTTGGGATACTTATTTAAAGTATTTTTTCATGATAATTCAAAGCAATTAATTGAATTTATCATCTACTTTTCTCTTCCGTCCATTGTTTTTTCAAAAATTTATCCTTTGATTATTGATCAAAGAATCATTGGATTAATTTTAATGTTTATATGTTTCATTTTATTTAATCTTACTCTAGCATATCTAGTAGGAAAATTAATGAGATTAAATAGAACATACTTTGCTACATTTATGATTATGGCAACATTTGGAAATACTTCATTTATAGGGTTTTCATATATAGATGCTTTTTATGGGCAAGATTTCATTGTGTATGGTTTGATATATGATATTTTTGGTTCATTTTTACTTTTAGTTTCAGTTGGTATGTTTATAATTACTTGGGGAAATGGTAAAAAAAATAGTGTAAAATCTATTTCAAAATCTATTTTTTTATTCCCACCTCAAATTATGTTTTTTGTTACATTAATTGCAAAGAATTTTGAAATACCAAACTTCATATTGTTAACTACTCAAACACTTGGTTCAACATTAGTGCCACTTGCTATGATTGCTATTGGTATGAAGTTAGAATTGAAAAATATTTTTGCAAGATTACATATTGTTTCTGTTGCAATGATTTTAAAAATGATTGTTGTACCAATAATAATTTTAATTGGATTCAAATACTTCTATGGAATAGATCAAACTTGGGTAAAAGTAACTATTATCGAAGTTGCAATGCCTCCAATGACTATGGCAACAGTTTTAGCTATAAAAGGTGGTTTAGATGAAAAAATCGCAATCAATTCTCTTGTATTAGGAGTTTTATTAAGTCTATTTACAATAACGATGTATACCACATATTTAGCGTAATTTTTACGCTAAATTTATACTAAAATATCTCCTACTTCAAGTCTTTGACCCCTTATAAAATCAACTGAACTAATAGCTTTTTTTGAAGGAGCTTGTAATGTTTTTATTTTTAGACTTCCTTTTTTACATCCAATAACGATAAAATCTTTAGAGATTTCTAAAATCTCTCCCTCTTTATTTATTGATTCTTCTTCACATAATTCAATATCTTTTAATTTTAACTCTGACTCTAAAAAAACTCCTGGCCAATAAGAGTAAGCTTTATATTTCAAATACAATTTTTTTGCATTTAAGAAATTTACTAAACCATCATCTTTTTTAATTTTTTTGCAAAAACTAACTTCTGATTCATTTTGTTTAAGGGGTTTAATATTTTCAAAATTATCTAAAGTAGTTATTGTTAAATTTGCTGCAATAATTGACAATTTTTCAAAGGCTTCAGATACTTCCATAGTTGAATTGATTTTTAGATATTGTAAACCTAAAATATCTCCACTATCAAGACCTTCTTCCATAAGCATAGATGTAACACCTGTAAAATAATCATCATTTAATAATGATTCTTGAATAGGACTTGCACCTCTATATTTTGGTAAAAGTGAAGCATGAAGATTTATGCAAGGAGCAATATCTAAAATCTCTTTTGGTAGAATCTGTCCATAAGCAGCAACTATTATAAAATCTGGTTTTAATTCTTCTATTTGTTTTTTAGCTTCTTCATTCCCTCTCAATTTAATAGGTTGAAAAATTGAAATATCTAAATTTTCATCTAAACAATATTGTTTTATATGAGGAGGAGTTAAAATCTGTTTTCGCCCAACTGGTTTATCAGGCTGAGTAAATAAAGCAACTACATCATATTTACTATTTATCAACTCTTTAAAAATTGTTGTTGCATAATCAGGAGTTCCCATAAATAGAATTTTTTTACTCAATATTTATCCTTTTATTTTTTTGATTGAAAAATTGTTCCATTTTTATGATTTCCTTCAACTAAAAAATCATAAGCATTTGTTAGATTAAATCCAGAAGATAAATACATAGGAATGTTATTTTGCATTAAAAAATCTGCTGCTTTAAGTTTTGTTACTATTCCACCTGTTGCAAATTGTGAATTTGCACTAGGTTTTTTTTCAAGTTCCTCACAAGATATAAAAGAAATGTTTTTTTGTAATTTTGCATCTTCATATTCTCTTGGATTTTTGTCATAATATCCATCAATATCTGTTAAAATTGCCAACATATCTGCTTTAAAATAATAAGTTACAAAAGCTGCTAATTGATCATTATCTCCAATTAATTCATCTGTTGAGATAATATCATTTTCATTGATAATAGGAAGTACTTTGTTTTCTAATAAAATTTCCATTACATTTCTAGCATTTTGTAATCTTTTTCTTGAATCAAAATCATCAGCCGTAAAAAGAAGTTGAGAACACGGTATCTCATATTTTTCAAACATATTTTGATATGTTTTCATCAATTTTGGCTGACCAATTGCTGCTAGTGTTTGTTTATTAGCTAAAATTTTCTTATCAAGTTTTAGTACTGTATATCCAGCACCAACAGCACCCGATGAAACTAAAATAACTTCTAATTTTTTTTCATTTTTTAATTTAGCTATTAAATTAACTAAATTTTGGATTCTTTCTAATGCAAGTTTTTTATTATCTTCAGTTAAAACTGCAGTTCCAACTTTTATAACTAATCTTTTCATTTATCTTGTTCCAATAAATTATATAAGGCAAAACTTAATGGTTTAATATTTAATTTTGTTAAAGATGAAATTGGCAAAACAAAGTATGGCTTACTATTATCAAATCTTGAATAAATTAAATCTTGAATAAAATATGGGTAATCACCTTCAAATTTAAATTCATTTGAATTACTCTGTTCTAAACCAATTTCTTTTATAAAATTTTTAATATCGTTTTCTAAATCTTCACCAAAATATCCATCAACTTTACTTAGTACAATTGCAAAATTTCTTTTTGATAATTCTGTAGAGAACTTTGTAACTTCTTCTTTTAAAACTTTATATTGTTCAATCATTGTTCTATAATTTGCAACATCAATTACAAATAATAAAGTTTTTGTTCTTTCAATATGTTTTAAAAATTCAAGTCCTAAACCTCTTCCTTCACTAGCTCCATCTATAATTCCTGGAATATCAGCCATCACAAAAGAGTTAAAATCTCCAACATTAACAACTCCAAGTTTTGGTGTTATTGTTGTAAATTCATAATTTGCTATTTCAGGAGTTGCATTTGATGTAACAGAAATTAGAGTTGATTTCCCTACATTTGGATAACCTACTAATCCAACATCTGCAATTAGTTTTAACTCTAATCTAATGTTTTTTGTAACTCCTGGTAATCCTGGTTGGAAATATGTAGGTCTTTGATTTCTTGAATTTTTAAAGTGAACATTTCCTAATCCACCTTTCCCACCTTCAAGAAATAAAACTTTTTCTCCAGGAATTAATAAATCAAATATAATTTCATTTGTTTCATCATCAATAATTTGAGTTCCTGGAGGAACAACCAATACAAGTGTTTCTCCAGATTTTCCTGTCATATTTCCACCCATACCTTGCTTTCCATTATCAGCTTTAAAGAATTTTTTTCCTTTATAACTTGATAGAGTATCAGTATTGTTGTCAACTAAAAAGTAAACATCACCACCTTTTCCTCCATCTCCACCATCTGGTCCACCTTTAACAACAAATTTTTCTCTTCTAAACGAAGCGCACCCTTGTCCACCTTTTCCAGATGTAACGGCAAATCTAGCGCTATCTATAAACATATAACTTTCCTTTTAATAAATAATTAAAAACTAAAAGTAAAATTGTGATTTTCACTGTTAACTTTTAATTAGTTATGTTAATTTTTAAATAAAAAAAGGGTGTAGGCAAAGCCATACACCCTTTAAAGAAAATAATTTGATTCAGAATTACGATGCTGCGTAAACTGAAACTTTTTTTCTTTTTTTATCTTTAATTTCAAATTTAACAACACCGTCAATTAAAGAATAAATAGTATGATCTTTACCCATACCAACATTTTGACCTAAATGTACTTTAGTACCTCTTTGTCTAATAATGATATTTCCAGCTCTTACAACTTCACCACCAAATTTTTTAACACCAAGTCTTCTACCAGCTGAATCTCTATTATTCTGTGTACTTCCCTGACCTTTTTTGTGAGCCATGATTGTTCTCCTTAACTTTTATTATGCTTATGCAGCAATTTTTGTAATTCTAATTTTTGTGAAGCTTTTTCTAAAACCTCTTTTTAATTTTGAATCTTTTCTTCTTCTTTTTTTGTAAATGATTACTTTTCTAGCTCTATTTACACCAGTACCATCTAATACTACAACTGCTTCTACTTTTGCATTTGCAACTGCTTCACCAGTTTTTAATTCACCGTTGTTTACAGCTAAAACATCAGTAATTTCTAAAGTTTCTTTTGCAGCTTTACCAGTATAATCAACATCTAAGATATCACCCTCAGAAACTTTATACTGTTTTCCACCACACTTGATAATTGCGTACATCTTTCTTCCTCTAATTCAATTCTATATGCATAAGTCGATACTTTTTCATATTAACTCTATTTTTCGAACCGGAATAGTATCTTAATTTAGTTTAAACTTTCTTTAAGCCTAAGATTTCAATGATAATCATTTGCTAAAGCAATTGCATCTACCATTATCAAAGAATTCTTTGGTAATCCTTTTACAGAAATTGTGCTTCTTGCTGGTTTATGTTCACCAAATGCTTCAGCAAATAAAACATTAACTACTCCAAAATCATCTATATTTTCTAAATAAACTGATATTTTCACTACTTTTTCCATGCCACTATCAGCATCTTCTAAAAGTGTTCTAAGATTTGTTAATACTTGTCTTGTTTGAACTTTTATATCTCTTTCAATCATTGTACCATCTAAAGTTACTGGAACTTGAGCAGATGTATAAATCATACCATTTACCTTAACAGCAGGTGAATATGGTCCTATAGCTTGTGGTAAATTGTCACTTTCAATAAATTTCATCGGATTTTCCTTATTTTCCTTAAGAAGTTAAAATAACTTTTTGGAATTTTACAAAAAATAAACTACTAATAAAATTAATTTTAAAAATTAATTTTCATAGATTATAACTTACAAGTTTTCCTTGTTTTAATTGATAAATATTATCTTTAATTTTTCTAATCAAATTTGCTTTTTGTTTAAAATCTAGACTTTTATCATATGAAATTGCTGTTAATTTATTTGTATAAAATTTATATACCAATGTAAGAAGTTCTTGATTAAGTCTTTCATCATCATAATTTTCAAGCTTTTCATTTAAAATAATCGAATTTAAAGATGGATTTTCTATATCAGTTAAGACTAATTCAAATTCATTTTTATGAAATTCAAACATAGAAGTATCAACTATATCTAAAACTGAATCTAACCTTTTTGGTTTTTCAAGTATTGATTTTATTATACAAAGTTCAGCAATATCTATTTTTGATAAATTAACATCATTTATTCTGTGTTTATCTCCACTAATTTTTATTCTATCTTCTCTTATATTCAGTTTTTGTGCTAAATATCTTTTATATTCATCTTGATTTAATAGACTTAAACTTTTTAAATAATCATTTGCTTCATTTAATGCTTTTTGTTTTTGACTAGGTTCATTTATATCATATTTTGAAATAATATAATCTATAGCATAAGGAATAAAAGATATTGGATTTATAAAAATATTATTTAATTCTTCAATTTTTTTTCCCTTAACCATATCAGCAGGATCTTGTCCATCACTAAAAATTACAACTCCTCCTTCAAAATCACTTTGACTAAGCATTACAGATGCTTTAAAAGCTGCAGCAAGTCCAGCTTTGTCTCCATCATAAGCAAGTATTACTTTTGGCTCACCTCGTCTTAGAAGCGGTAAGTGTTCCGTTGTAAGTGCAGTTCCAAGTGTTGCAACTGCTGAATTAAATCCTGCTTGATGAAGCATAATTACATCTAAATAACCTTCACAAACAATTATTTGTTTATTTTTATAAATCTTTTCTTTTGCTAAATGATACCCATATAAAAGTCTTGATTTATTAAAAAGTTTTGTTTGTGGGGAATTTACATATTTTGCATTATGTCCTGTTATTGTTCTTCCACCAAAACCTACAAGTTTGCCATTTATGGAATATATTGGAAAAGTTATTCTTTCTATAAATCTTGAATAAAGTCCATTTGTTCCTGTATCTATTATTCCTAAATCAATTGCTTCAGTTAAATTAAAATGATTTGATTTTAAAAAATTTATTGTATCAATAGAAACTGGAGCATAACCAATTTCAAATTTTTCTATTGAAAAATCAGAAATTCCTCTATCTTTTATGTACTCTTTTGCTACAGAATTATTTACAAAAAGTTTTTGATAAAATTTATTAACTTCTTCTAATACTTTAATATCTTGTTGTTTTTCATTATTATTGTCATACTCCAAATTAAAATTATACATTGAAGCTAATTTTTCTATTGTTTCAGGATATGATAATTTTTCATATTCCATAACAAATTTTATAGAGTCTCCACCTGCCCCACATCCAAAACAATGATATATTTGTTTAGCTGGGCTAACCACAAAAGATGGAGTTGTTTCACCATGAAAAGGGCAACATGCTTTGAAATTTGCTCCAGATTTTTTTAATTCTATAAATTGTGAAACCACATCAACTACATCAAGATGGTTTTTTAAGTTTTCAATCGATTCTTTTTTTATCATAAATTGGATTATACTCTTTTATTATTTTATATGAACTTTTATGTTAATATGCACTACTTTTAAGATAGATAACAAAGGTTTTTTTTGGATAATATAGTTTTAGAATATAGGGATCCTCTATTTGGAATAATACTTATTGTTGCTCTAATTTTTGTAATTTCATTTATTACATATTCTTATGGTATTTATAAAGAAAGAAATGCAAGAAAAGATTATAGAAAACTTTCATTAAGATTTGAACTTGGAAAATTAAAAGAAGAAGATTACGTTCATTTATATAAAACTTATAATCTTCCTTTTGATTCTATATTACTTTTAGCTTCAACTTTTTTACATAAAGGTGATTATAATAAAGCTATATCTGTTTATTTAACACTTCTTGAACATGTTAATGAAAGAGTAAAAAAAGAAGAATTATTAGAACTTTTAGGAACAACATATTTTAAAGGTGGATTTTTACAAAGATCAAAAGAGATATTTTTAAGAATATTAAAATTTTCTCCTCATAATAAAAATGCATTAACTTATCTATTATTGATAAATGAAAAATTAAAAGATTTTAAAAAAGCAAAAGAAATTACATCTTCATTAGAAGAATTAGATGCAAATATGGAAACTGACAAAATTTATCTAGATTCACTAATAATTTTAAATGATTCAATTTTATCGTTTGAAAGAAGGACAGAACTTTTATATGAAATTTTTAAAGAAAATAAAATTATTGAAAGAATTTTTATTAATTTTTTAATTCAATTTAATAAACAATTTTTTTGGGAACATATAAAAGAATTTGACTGTTCAAAATTTATTGATGTTATGTGGTATTTAAACTTTGATGACATTAATTTTGAAAAAGTTTTAGAAAATAAATTTTTAGTTGAACTTTACAATGCAAAAGGTTACTTAAACACAATAAAACACAGTGATGATTTCGATTTAGATATTTTAATTCTAATAAATCAACATGAACATAAAATCAAAGCTTCTTTAGATTTTGAATTTATTTGTAGTTCTTGTAAACACTCTCATCCTGTATTTGACACAAGATGTCCTCATTGTCATAATATTTTAACATTTAATGTAAAACATCATTTAACTAAATCGTTTTATGAATCTTATCAATCTTTACAATAATGTAAAAATAAAAAAATAACTAGATATAACATAATAAAATATGTGATATACTTCCAAAGAAATTAAAAAAAAGGAAATAAATGAGTGATTATTCTAAGTTAGAAAAGTGTTTGGATTATCAGTTTAAAAATAAAAATCTGATAATCGAAGCACTTACACATAAAAGTTATAAAAAACCTTATAATAATGAACGTTTAGAGTTTTTAGGTGATGCAGTTTTAAATCTAATTGTTGGAGAATATTTATATTTAAAATTCCCAAAATCAAATGAAGGTGAACTCTCTAAAATTAGAGCTAGTTTAGTAAATGAAACAGGTTTTACAAGACTTGCAAATGAGATAAAATTAGGCGATTATATTTTTATTTCTACAGCGGAAGAAAGAAATAAAGGAAGAACTAAAGCTTCTATTTTATCAGATGCTTTTGAAGCAATTATGGGTGCTGTTTACTTAGAATCAGGACTTGACGTTTTAAAACCTATTATTTTAAAATTACTTGAAAAATCTTATGTCAAAATAAATCTTGATGTATTATTTAGTGATTATAAAACAGCTCTTCAAGAGATAACTCAAGCAAAATTTGCATCAATTCCTGAATATAAAATAGAAGGTTCATATGGACCAGACCATAAAAAAGAGTTTGAAGTATCAATTTGGATTGATGGAGTAAATTATGGTTATGCTAGTGGTAAAAGTAAAAAACTAGCTCAACAAGCAGCTGCTAAAATTGCAATTGAAAAACTAAAAGGAGAATAACCAATATGAATACATTTGGTCATAGATTTAGGTTTACAACTTTTGGTGAATCTCATGGGAAAGCTCTTGGATGCATAGTTGATGGCGTTCCAGCTGGAATTAAAATAGATGAAGAATTTATCCAAAGTGAAATGAATAGAAGAAAGCCTGGTCAAAATAAATTTGCAACTGCGAGAAAAGAAGGTGATGTTGTAGAAATTTTAAGTGGAGTTTTTGAAGGAATAACTACTGGAACTCCTATTTCTATGGTAATTTTCAATGAAAATCAAAAAAGTAGTGATTATTCAAATGTAAAAGATTTATTCCGTCCAGGACATGCAGATTTTACATATT belongs to Arcobacter defluvii and includes:
- a CDS encoding ParA family protein; translation: MTEIISIANQKGGVGKTTTAVNLSAALALEGKKVLLIDADPQANATTSLGFHRDTYEYNIYHVMLGTKELNEIILDSEIENLKVAPSNIGLVGIEKEFYKNTKERELVLKRKIDPVKKDFDYIIIDSPPALGPITINTLSASTSVLIPIQCEFFALEGLAQLLNTIKLVKQTINQSLQIRGFLPTMYSSQNNLSKQVFADLAQHFENKLFKIDDNSYVVIPRNIKLAESPSFGKPIMLYDTNSSGTKAYTNLARAIAG
- the rnc gene encoding ribonuclease III, translating into MSDYSKLEKCLDYQFKNKNLIIEALTHKSYKKPYNNERLEFLGDAVLNLIVGEYLYLKFPKSNEGELSKIRASLVNETGFTRLANEIKLGDYIFISTAEERNKGRTKASILSDAFEAIMGAVYLESGLDVLKPIILKLLEKSYVKINLDVLFSDYKTALQEITQAKFASIPEYKIEGSYGPDHKKEFEVSIWIDGVNYGYASGKSKKLAQQAAAKIAIEKLKGE
- the fmt gene encoding methionyl-tRNA formyltransferase, which encodes MSKKILFMGTPDYATTIFKELINSKYDVVALFTQPDKPVGRKQILTPPHIKQYCLDENLDISIFQPIKLRGNEEAKKQIEELKPDFIIVAAYGQILPKEILDIAPCINLHASLLPKYRGASPIQESLLNDDYFTGVTSMLMEEGLDSGDILGLQYLKINSTMEVSEAFEKLSIIAANLTITTLDNFENIKPLKQNESEVSFCKKIKKDDGLVNFLNAKKLYLKYKAYSYWPGVFLESELKLKDIELCEEESINKEGEILEISKDFIVIGCKKGSLKIKTLQAPSKKAISSVDFIRGQRLEVGDILV
- a CDS encoding Rid family detoxifying hydrolase, with the translated sequence MKFIESDNLPQAIGPYSPAVKVNGMIYTSAQVPVTLDGTMIERDIKVQTRQVLTNLRTLLEDADSGMEKVVKISVYLENIDDFGVVNVLFAEAFGEHKPARSTISVKGLPKNSLIMVDAIALANDYH
- a CDS encoding tetratricopeptide repeat protein, producing the protein MDNIVLEYRDPLFGIILIVALIFVISFITYSYGIYKERNARKDYRKLSLRFELGKLKEEDYVHLYKTYNLPFDSILLLASTFLHKGDYNKAISVYLTLLEHVNERVKKEELLELLGTTYFKGGFLQRSKEIFLRILKFSPHNKNALTYLLLINEKLKDFKKAKEITSSLEELDANMETDKIYLDSLIILNDSILSFERRTELLYEIFKENKIIERIFINFLIQFNKQFFWEHIKEFDCSKFIDVMWYLNFDDINFEKVLENKFLVELYNAKGYLNTIKHSDDFDLDILILINQHEHKIKASLDFEFICSSCKHSHPVFDTRCPHCHNILTFNVKHHLTKSFYESYQSLQ
- the rpmA gene encoding 50S ribosomal protein L27; translated protein: MAHKKGQGSTQNNRDSAGRRLGVKKFGGEVVRAGNIIIRQRGTKVHLGQNVGMGKDHTIYSLIDGVVKFEIKDKKRKKVSVYAAS
- the obgE gene encoding GTPase ObgE, which produces MFIDSARFAVTSGKGGQGCASFRREKFVVKGGPDGGDGGKGGDVYFLVDNNTDTLSSYKGKKFFKADNGKQGMGGNMTGKSGETLVLVVPPGTQIIDDETNEIIFDLLIPGEKVLFLEGGKGGLGNVHFKNSRNQRPTYFQPGLPGVTKNIRLELKLIADVGLVGYPNVGKSTLISVTSNATPEIANYEFTTITPKLGVVNVGDFNSFVMADIPGIIDGASEGRGLGLEFLKHIERTKTLLFVIDVANYRTMIEQYKVLKEEVTKFSTELSKRNFAIVLSKVDGYFGEDLENDIKNFIKEIGLEQSNSNEFKFEGDYPYFIQDLIYSRFDNSKPYFVLPISSLTKLNIKPLSFALYNLLEQDK
- the proB gene encoding glutamate 5-kinase yields the protein MKRLVIKVGTAVLTEDNKKLALERIQNLVNLIAKLKNEKKLEVILVSSGAVGAGYTVLKLDKKILANKQTLAAIGQPKLMKTYQNMFEKYEIPCSQLLFTADDFDSRKRLQNARNVMEILLENKVLPIINENDIISTDELIGDNDQLAAFVTYYFKADMLAILTDIDGYYDKNPREYEDAKLQKNISFISCEELEKKPSANSQFATGGIVTKLKAADFLMQNNIPMYLSSGFNLTNAYDFLVEGNHKNGTIFQSKK
- the dnaG gene encoding DNA primase produces the protein MIKKESIENLKNHLDVVDVVSQFIELKKSGANFKACCPFHGETTPSFVVSPAKQIYHCFGCGAGGDSIKFVMEYEKLSYPETIEKLASMYNFNLEYDNNNEKQQDIKVLEEVNKFYQKLFVNNSVAKEYIKDRGISDFSIEKFEIGYAPVSIDTINFLKSNHFNLTEAIDLGIIDTGTNGLYSRFIERITFPIYSINGKLVGFGGRTITGHNAKYVNSPQTKLFNKSRLLYGYHLAKEKIYKNKQIIVCEGYLDVIMLHQAGFNSAVATLGTALTTEHLPLLRRGEPKVILAYDGDKAGLAAAFKASVMLSQSDFEGGVVIFSDGQDPADMVKGKKIEELNNIFINPISFIPYAIDYIISKYDINEPSQKQKALNEANDYLKSLSLLNQDEYKRYLAQKLNIREDRIKISGDKHRINDVNLSKIDIAELCIIKSILEKPKRLDSVLDIVDTSMFEFHKNEFELVLTDIENPSLNSIILNEKLENYDDERLNQELLTLVYKFYTNKLTAISYDKSLDFKQKANLIRKIKDNIYQLKQGKLVSYNL
- a CDS encoding biotin--[acetyl-CoA-carboxylase] ligase, whose protein sequence is MKIIRLDEVDSTHTYLKKYISLNGFSEPLCIVSDFQTNGIGSRGNSWTGRKGNLFFSFVLNIKDLPKDLPLQSISIYVSYILKNILKNLKSKVWIKWPNDFYIENKKIGGTITTMSKDIIYCGIGLNLLEVDEGFGKLDIKVDINSMLKDYFSEIEKKILWKQIFSDFKIEFQLSKKFQTTIDNQKVSLENAILNEDGSIQVNNKKVFSLR
- a CDS encoding AEC family transporter; this encodes MLDPVLPIAIYLALGYLFKVFFHDNSKQLIEFIIYFSLPSIVFSKIYPLIIDQRIIGLILMFICFILFNLTLAYLVGKLMRLNRTYFATFMIMATFGNTSFIGFSYIDAFYGQDFIVYGLIYDIFGSFLLLVSVGMFIITWGNGKKNSVKSISKSIFLFPPQIMFFVTLIAKNFEIPNFILLTTQTLGSTLVPLAMIAIGMKLELKNIFARLHIVSVAMILKMIVVPIIILIGFKYFYGIDQTWVKVTIIEVAMPPMTMATVLAIKGGLDEKIAINSLVLGVLLSLFTITMYTTYLA
- the rplU gene encoding 50S ribosomal protein L21, producing MYAIIKCGGKQYKVSEGDILDVDYTGKAAKETLEITDVLAVNNGELKTGEAVANAKVEAVVVLDGTGVNRARKVIIYKKRRRKDSKLKRGFRKSFTKIRITKIAA